The Fusarium keratoplasticum isolate Fu6.1 chromosome 8, whole genome shotgun sequence genome includes a region encoding these proteins:
- a CDS encoding Zn(2)-C6 fungal-type domain-containing protein — protein MKSVPHASGPGTSSATQIIFTSYSSSPSYTYPPSSSASPYTFYAGLPNTPYIWYPPIMDAATSLQPAPSNGGKDDAFSSPEDPPSNSASPNSQILGLDRMASPSASPSAGTESRANIPSVPAACLACRGKHLKCDGQNPCSRCTSSNSECIYVASRRGYKGPRRGTARNPNKRHASSPARESTSSGEGPVSLAPATSVSMRSITCLNPALTDDLAASPFSTSLLDPALTSNGNGNSDISLFRPYGMSDGAAIEASELALSHHQGVIPAQVPVPTPAERCLDSFYRHFHAAHPFVLPKEYLLRIAKETTLEPLLAAMRWIGSLYIDSCPHRASFFQEARRLAYDSNRSKDGFLVQALLLLLIGLDGQGHQDKAREILADAERLAVRIGLNTRPFATLHGRGMAVLEESWRRTWWDLYVVDGMIAGVHRSTNFLLFDEPCDVALPCEEYQYLSGDIPQPMYLEDMDDIDFSGEDREFSSFAYRIQCARNLGKFMRVPPIYGPDDENLARIETLLTNWRLHLPESKQDALYKDGRLDEMMFQAHMMMHATSLLLHQPHSQLDSSSTRPVNSCAPHAPVPSGDAFNAHTKHTIQSASEISKLITHRVSLLSHTHFFTCVITLSSIVHLSKWALYFVPHDDDNLRQQIRLNIGALSKISQVWGNADRAGRQVKGVAQEIYRAKKQQQMTPQYWLGLTQEEVLNSIAADDSIISEIENMQSMPGLSGMIG, from the exons ATGAAGTCGGTCCCTCATGCAAGCGGTCCGGGTACTTCCTCCGCGACTCAGATCATTTTCACTTCTTattcctcatctccatcctaTACAtatcctccttcatcatcagctTCGCCCTACACGTTTTACGCCGGCCTGCCGAATACCCCCTACATCTGGTATCCTCCCATAATGGACGCCGCAACCTCGCTTCAGCCAGCGCCTTCCAATGGCGGCAAAGACGATGCCTTCTCCAGCCCCGAAGACCCACCATCCAATTCCGCCTCTCCCAACTCACAgatcctcggcctcgatcgCATGGCATCCCCATCGGCGTCGCCTTCTGCTGGGACAGAGTCTCGCGCCAACATTCCCTCTGTCCCAGCAGCCTGTCTTGCTTGT CGTGGTAAGCATCTTAAATGCGACGGCCAGAACCCCTGTTCTCGCTGCACCAGCTCCAATTCAGAATGCATCTACGTCGCCTCGCGACGTGGTTACAAAGGCCCGCGTCGCGGCACTGCGCGCAATCCTAACAAGCGACATGCTTCGTCTCCCGCAAGAGAATCTACCAGCAGCGGCGAGGGCCCAGTGTCCCTCGCGCCGGCGACTTCAGTCTCGATGAGATCCATCACTTGCTTGAACCCTGCTCTAACTGATGACCTGGCGGCATCTCCTTTTTCTACTTCTCTCCTTGATCCCGCCCTGACTtccaatggcaatggcaataGCGACATCTCACTCTTTCGACCTTATGGCATGTCAGATGGAGCTGCGATCGAGGCATCAGAGCTGGCTTTGAGCCACCACCAGGGTGTTATTCCTGCGCAGGTCCCTGTGCCAACACCAGCTGAGCGTTGCCTCGACTCTTTTTACCGCCACTTTCATGCCGCCCACCCTTTTGTGTTGCCCAAGGAGTATCTCCTTCGCATCGCTAAAGAGACCACCCTCGAGCCACTGTTGGCTGCCATGCGCTGGATCGGGTCGCTTTACATCGACTCGTGTCCGCATCGTGCCAGTTTCttccaagaagcccgccgtCTTGCGTACGATTCTAATCGTTCCAAGGACGGATTCTTGGTGCAAGCcctgctccttctcctgaTTGGTCTTGATGGACAAGGTCACCAAGACAAGGCACGGGAGATTTTGGCCGATGCTGAGCGCCTGGCTGTTCGAATTGGGCTCAACACCCGCCCGTTTGCTACCCTTCATGGCCGTGGAATGGCGGTGCTTGAAGAGAGTTGGCGACGGACGTGGTGGGACCTCTATGTGGTGGACGGAATGATTGCTGGCGTTCATCGCAGCACCAATTTCCTCCTTTTTGATGAACCCTGTGATGTCGCGTTGCCATGCGAGGAATATCAGTATCTTTCAGGA GACATACCGCAGCCCATGTACCTTGAAGACATGGACGATATCGATTTTTCGGGCGAGGACCGCGAGTTTTCATCCTTTGCCTACCGTATTCAATGTGCTCGGAATCTGGGGAAATTCATGAGAGTTCCTCCCATCTACGGGCCCGACGACGAGAATCTTGCTCGCATCGAAACGCTCCTTACCAACTGGCGCCTGCATCTCCCAGAATCGAAACAGGATGCCCTCTACAAAGACGGCCGTCTAGACGAAATGATGTTTCAAGCTCATATGATGATGCATGCCAcatcgcttcttcttcatcaaccacACTCACAGTTAGACTCTTCTTCGACTCGCCCGGTTAACTCTTGCGCGCCTCACGCCCCTGTTCCTTCTGGCGACGCTTTCAACGCCCACACCAAACACACGATCCAGTCGGCGAGCGAGATCAGCAAGTTGATCACCCATCGCGTCTCGTTGCTTTCTCATACGCATTTCTTTACCTGCGTGATTACACTTTCTTCCATTGTGCATCTGAGCAAGTGGGCTCTCTACTTTGTTCctcacgacgacgacaacctTCGCCAGCAGATTCGCCTCAACATCGGGGCCCTTTCCAAGATCTCTCAAGTTTGGGGCAATGCTGACCGCGCTGGACGCCAGGTCAAGGGCGTTGCGCAGGAGATTTAcagggccaagaagcagcagcagatgacACCCCAGTACTGGCTTGGTCTCACTCAAGAGGAGGTTTTGAACAGCATTGCGGCCGACGATTCTATCATCAGCGAGATTGAGAACATGCAGAGCATGCCAGGATTGTCAGGCATGATAGGGTGA